Proteins from one Mycobacterium sp. HUMS_12744610 genomic window:
- a CDS encoding nucleoside deaminase: protein MTDFAQRTIDLARRNVAEGGRPFATVIVNDGEVLAESANQAAQTNDPTAHAEILAIREACRKLGTEHLVDSTIYVLAHPCPMCLGSLYYCSPREVVFLTTREAYAPYYLDDRKYFELATFYDEFAKSWERRRLPMRYEPRDAAVGVYRFWNERNGGRRTSTVVPAR from the coding sequence ATGACCGACTTCGCGCAGCGCACGATCGACCTGGCCCGCCGTAACGTCGCCGAGGGCGGCCGCCCGTTCGCGACCGTGATCGTCAACGACGGCGAAGTCCTGGCCGAGAGCGCCAACCAGGCCGCCCAGACCAACGACCCGACCGCCCACGCGGAAATCCTGGCCATCCGCGAGGCGTGCCGGAAGCTGGGCACCGAGCACCTGGTCGACAGCACCATCTACGTGCTCGCCCACCCGTGCCCGATGTGCCTGGGCTCGCTGTATTACTGCTCACCGCGGGAAGTGGTCTTCCTGACCACCCGCGAGGCCTATGCGCCGTACTACCTCGATGACCGCAAGTACTTCGAACTCGCCACGTTCTACGACGAATTCGCGAAGAGCTGGGAGCGCCGGCGACTGCCGATGCGTTACGAGCCCCGGGACGCCGCGGTGGGTGTCTACCGGTTCTGGAACGAGCGGAACGGCGGCCGGCGCACGTCGACCGTCGTCCCGGCGCGCTGA
- a CDS encoding TetR/AcrR family transcriptional regulator produces MPSGQRRSRWTGVPLESRHALRRDDLVAAGVQLLGSDRGPALTVRAVCREAALTERYFYESFSDRDEFVRAVYDDVCTRAMSTLTSAKTPREAVERFVELMVDDPVRGRVLLLAPAVEPILTRSGAQWMPNFIDLLVRKLSRIGDPVVQKMIATSLVGGLSSLFTAYLNGQLGATRRQFIDYCVNMLFITAAPYVPAPEPGNSE; encoded by the coding sequence GTGCCGTCCGGTCAACGACGGAGCCGTTGGACCGGCGTCCCCTTGGAGAGTCGCCACGCGCTGCGCCGCGACGACCTCGTTGCCGCCGGCGTGCAACTGCTGGGCAGCGACCGCGGGCCCGCGCTGACCGTCCGCGCCGTGTGCCGCGAGGCCGCGCTGACCGAGCGCTATTTCTACGAGAGCTTCTCCGACCGCGACGAGTTCGTGCGCGCGGTCTATGACGACGTGTGCACGCGGGCGATGAGCACGCTCACCTCGGCGAAAACGCCGCGCGAGGCCGTCGAACGCTTCGTCGAGCTGATGGTCGACGACCCGGTCCGAGGCCGCGTGCTCCTGCTCGCTCCGGCCGTGGAGCCGATCCTGACCCGCTCGGGAGCGCAGTGGATGCCCAACTTCATCGACCTGCTGGTCCGCAAGCTTTCCCGGATCGGGGACCCCGTGGTGCAGAAGATGATCGCCACCAGCCTCGTCGGCGGTCTGTCGAGCCTGTTCACCGCCTACCTCAACGGCCAGCTCGGCGCCACCCGCAGGCAGTTCATCGACTACTGCGTGAACATGCTGTTCATCACGGCGGCCCCCTACGTGCCGGCCCCTGAGCCGGGTAATTCCGAGTAG
- a CDS encoding IS1380 family transposase, translating into MQATTDWSKNVRVEVRGDDVVGHAGNVIPRLLADNLGLTSGLSSVLSRPEVTHDRGAVLRDVAVSIAGGAQNLAGTAVLRDQHRLFQAVASVPTMWRSLGEIDEQSITEVTAVRNKVRSRVWEAIEARHGAIPASQTCYGDLGDTIVIRIDASLIQSHSDKQHAAGNFKGGFGFHPLLAWCDNTGELLAVIARAGNAGSNTAADHIAIIDAAIAAIPAKWRRKLLVTIDGAGSSHAVVEHLEKLNARPGMSVGYSVGFDLDERVRVAIGQMPDAGWQAALDATGAARDDAQVAELTGLLRHSTGGDRLVGWPAGMRILVRREEIEHGTQLSLFEQLAGYRYQVLATSTAGGQPQRLEARHRVHARVEGFIRTGKDTGLARWPSHSFAINTAWVTAVAIAIDLLCWMRLLLLDGPLAKAEPATLRYRLLHAAARLIKRSRYLILRIPQTWPWAQEFADALNRVRAIP; encoded by the coding sequence ATGCAGGCTACTACGGATTGGTCGAAGAATGTCCGAGTTGAGGTCCGTGGCGACGACGTGGTCGGGCACGCCGGTAACGTGATACCCCGGTTGCTGGCCGACAATCTGGGTTTGACCAGCGGTTTGTCGTCGGTGCTGTCGCGCCCAGAAGTCACCCACGACCGAGGCGCGGTGTTGCGCGATGTGGCGGTATCGATCGCCGGCGGCGCGCAGAACCTGGCCGGCACCGCGGTGCTGCGCGATCAGCACCGGTTGTTTCAGGCGGTGGCGTCGGTTCCGACGATGTGGCGGTCCCTGGGCGAGATCGACGAGCAGAGCATCACCGAGGTCACGGCCGTGCGCAACAAGGTCCGCTCTCGGGTGTGGGAGGCGATCGAGGCCCGCCACGGTGCGATCCCGGCTTCGCAGACCTGCTATGGGGACCTCGGGGACACGATCGTGATCCGCATCGACGCGTCGCTGATTCAGTCGCACAGCGATAAGCAGCACGCCGCAGGCAATTTCAAAGGCGGGTTTGGCTTCCACCCGCTGTTGGCGTGGTGTGACAACACCGGCGAACTGCTGGCGGTGATCGCCCGTGCAGGCAACGCCGGCTCGAACACCGCGGCCGATCATATCGCGATCATCGACGCCGCGATCGCGGCGATCCCGGCCAAGTGGCGCCGCAAGTTGCTGGTCACCATCGACGGCGCGGGTTCAAGCCACGCCGTCGTCGAACACCTGGAGAAACTCAATGCCCGGCCGGGGATGTCAGTGGGCTACTCGGTCGGATTCGACCTCGATGAGCGGGTCCGGGTCGCGATCGGCCAGATGCCCGATGCGGGATGGCAAGCCGCACTGGATGCCACCGGAGCGGCCCGTGACGACGCCCAGGTCGCCGAGTTGACCGGGCTGCTGCGCCACAGCACCGGAGGGGATCGGCTGGTCGGCTGGCCGGCCGGCATGCGCATCCTGGTGCGGCGCGAAGAAATCGAACACGGCACCCAGTTGTCATTGTTCGAGCAGCTGGCCGGCTACCGCTACCAGGTCCTCGCCACCTCGACTGCCGGTGGACAACCCCAGCGACTGGAAGCCCGCCACCGCGTCCACGCCCGGGTGGAGGGCTTCATCCGCACCGGCAAAGACACCGGCCTGGCCCGCTGGCCCTCACACTCGTTCGCCATCAACACCGCTTGGGTCACCGCCGTCGCGATCGCCATCGACCTGCTGTGCTGGATGCGACTGCTACTCCTGGACGGCCCACTGGCCAAAGCCGAACCCGCCACCCTGCGCTACCGGCTGCTGCACGCCGCGGCCCGGCTGATCAAACGATCCCGCTACCTGATCCTGCGGATCCCCCAAACCTGGCCCTGGGCACAAGAATTCGCCGACGCCCTCAACAGGGTCCGCGCCATACCCTGA
- a CDS encoding TIGR04255 family protein, whose protein sequence is MLPRMTVDAASSPNAPVALVTMEVRHPATDSLNESSSGQLKHLLADHLPIERQAQDVAWGMGAGGSPQPTAERFTRYVNRDNTLAASMKNQAVVIETTAYSNFESLLEIVMRVVDARSQVSSLVGVERIGLRYVLEVRVPVGVDGRVEWANWIAEPLLGPQRIAPAGLTLTEWQGAAVYREANPGKSMIVRYGPGVGQALDQSYHLRRTMPAQQGPFFLLDIDSFWTPTGSIPEYDRNAVLTTFQDLYDPARTVFQEMLTSRLKDDLLSS, encoded by the coding sequence ATGCTTCCGAGGATGACTGTTGATGCAGCCTCCTCCCCGAACGCGCCCGTAGCCCTGGTAACGATGGAAGTCCGTCACCCAGCAACGGATTCCCTCAACGAATCATCGAGCGGACAGCTCAAACATCTGCTCGCCGACCATCTGCCCATCGAGCGCCAGGCCCAGGATGTGGCGTGGGGCATGGGCGCCGGCGGAAGCCCCCAGCCGACCGCCGAGCGCTTCACCCGCTACGTCAACCGGGACAACACGCTGGCCGCCTCGATGAAGAACCAGGCCGTCGTCATCGAGACCACCGCATACTCCAACTTCGAGTCGCTGCTCGAGATCGTGATGCGCGTCGTCGACGCGCGCTCGCAGGTCTCCTCGCTCGTCGGGGTGGAGCGCATCGGCCTGCGCTACGTGCTCGAGGTCCGGGTCCCGGTGGGCGTCGACGGCCGGGTCGAGTGGGCCAACTGGATCGCCGAGCCGCTGCTCGGGCCGCAGCGCATCGCCCCGGCCGGCCTGACGCTGACCGAATGGCAGGGCGCCGCGGTCTACCGCGAGGCGAACCCGGGCAAGTCGATGATCGTGCGCTACGGCCCCGGGGTGGGTCAGGCACTCGACCAGAGCTACCACCTGCGCCGGACCATGCCGGCCCAGCAGGGACCGTTCTTCCTGCTGGACATCGACAGCTTCTGGACCCCGACGGGATCCATTCCCGAATACGACCGCAACGCGGTGCTGACGACCTTTCAGGACCTCTACGACCCGGCACGCACCGTGTTCCAGGAGATGCTCACCAGCCGCCTGAAGGACGACCTGCTGAGTTCGTAG
- a CDS encoding class I SAM-dependent methyltransferase translates to MARTESDRWDLATSVGATATMVAAQRALASEEGFIDDPYAAPLVRAVGIDVYVRLVNGQIPVGGESEFDPRRMAEGMACRTRFYDDFFLDAARSGVGQAVILAAGLDARAYRLPWPAGTVVYEVDMPEVIEFKTLTLAELGAQPTAERRTVAVDLRDDWAAALRDAGFDPQAPTAWSAEGLLVYLPDAAQDALFDNITALSAPGSRLAFEFVPDTAIFADERWRAHHDRMSELGFEIDFNDLVYHGQRSHVVDYLNQRRWRTSTKSVKELHAANGFAYPDDNVAAAFADVTYTSAVLER, encoded by the coding sequence ATGGCGCGCACCGAGAGCGATCGTTGGGATCTGGCGACGAGCGTCGGGGCGACGGCGACCATGGTCGCCGCTCAGCGGGCGCTGGCTTCCGAGGAGGGGTTCATCGACGACCCCTATGCCGCGCCGTTGGTGCGCGCCGTCGGCATCGACGTCTACGTCCGCTTGGTCAACGGCCAGATCCCGGTCGGCGGGGAGTCGGAGTTCGATCCGCGCCGGATGGCCGAGGGGATGGCCTGCCGCACCCGGTTCTACGACGACTTCTTTCTCGACGCGGCGCGCAGCGGCGTCGGCCAGGCGGTGATCCTCGCGGCGGGCCTGGACGCGCGGGCCTACCGCCTGCCGTGGCCCGCCGGCACCGTCGTCTACGAGGTCGACATGCCCGAGGTGATCGAGTTCAAGACGCTGACCCTCGCCGAGCTCGGTGCGCAGCCGACCGCGGAGCGCCGCACGGTCGCCGTCGACCTGCGCGACGACTGGGCCGCGGCGTTGCGGGACGCGGGATTCGATCCGCAGGCCCCCACGGCGTGGAGCGCCGAAGGTCTGCTGGTCTACCTGCCGGATGCCGCGCAGGACGCACTGTTCGACAACATCACCGCGCTGAGCGCTCCCGGCAGCCGCCTGGCGTTCGAATTCGTCCCCGACACCGCGATTTTCGCCGACGAGCGCTGGCGCGCCCACCACGACCGGATGAGCGAGCTCGGGTTCGAGATCGACTTCAACGATCTCGTCTACCACGGGCAGCGCAGCCACGTCGTGGACTACCTGAACCAGCGCCGCTGGCGGACGTCGACGAAAAGCGTCAAGGAACTGCACGCGGCCAACGGGTTCGCCTACCCCGACGACAACGTCGCCGCGGCCTTCGCCGACGTCACCTACACCAGCGCGGTGCTCGAGCGCTGA
- a CDS encoding IS256 family transposase: MALDQSALLEVLDALRTADAGERVTQAAEVIYQALIDAELTAVIGAGPHERTETRTNQRNGSRPRTLTTIAGDLELRIPKLRSGSFFPALLERRRRVDQCLFAVVMEAYLHGTSTRKVDDLVKALGADTGISKSEVSRICKDLDTEVAAFRDRPLAEQPFPYVFLDATYCKARVNHRVVSQAVVIATGVAADGRREVLGFEVGDSEDGAFWTAFLRSLKSRGLAGVQLVISDAHAGLRAAIDAVLIGASWQRCRVHFLRNVLAQIPKGSAEMVAAAIRTIFAQPDAEHVREQLDTIAGMLGRQFPKVETMLRQAADDITAFADFPAAHWKKIWSTNPLERLNKEIKRRTDVVGVFPNPAALLRLAGSVLVEAHDEWQVADKRYLSETSLALLNASDKNAETIAPTAALTA; encoded by the coding sequence ATGGCCCTGGATCAGTCTGCCTTGTTGGAGGTGCTCGATGCACTACGCACCGCCGATGCCGGCGAGCGGGTCACTCAAGCCGCTGAGGTCATCTATCAGGCGCTGATCGATGCGGAGTTGACCGCGGTGATCGGCGCCGGCCCGCACGAGCGCACCGAGACCCGCACCAATCAGCGCAATGGCTCACGCCCACGCACGCTGACCACGATCGCCGGGGACCTGGAATTACGCATCCCCAAGTTGCGGTCGGGGTCGTTCTTCCCGGCACTGCTGGAACGCCGCCGCCGCGTCGATCAATGCCTGTTCGCGGTGGTGATGGAGGCCTACCTGCACGGCACCTCCACCCGCAAGGTCGATGATCTGGTCAAGGCGCTGGGCGCTGATACCGGGATCTCCAAAAGCGAGGTCTCGCGGATCTGCAAGGACCTCGACACCGAAGTCGCCGCCTTCCGCGACCGGCCCCTGGCCGAGCAACCCTTCCCCTACGTCTTCCTCGACGCCACCTACTGCAAGGCCCGCGTGAATCACCGGGTGGTATCCCAGGCGGTGGTCATCGCCACCGGAGTGGCCGCCGACGGGCGCCGCGAAGTGCTGGGCTTCGAGGTCGGCGACAGCGAGGACGGGGCATTCTGGACGGCGTTTTTGCGGTCGCTGAAATCCCGCGGCCTGGCCGGGGTGCAGCTGGTCATCTCCGATGCCCACGCTGGACTACGCGCCGCGATCGACGCGGTACTGATCGGAGCCAGTTGGCAACGATGCCGGGTGCATTTCCTGCGCAACGTGCTCGCCCAGATCCCCAAGGGCTCCGCGGAAATGGTCGCCGCGGCGATCCGCACCATCTTCGCCCAACCCGACGCTGAACATGTCCGCGAGCAGCTCGACACCATCGCCGGCATGCTCGGCCGGCAATTCCCCAAGGTCGAGACCATGCTGCGCCAGGCCGCCGACGACATCACCGCGTTCGCCGATTTCCCGGCGGCGCACTGGAAGAAAATCTGGTCCACCAACCCACTGGAGCGGCTCAACAAGGAGATCAAACGCCGCACCGATGTCGTCGGGGTGTTCCCCAACCCCGCCGCCCTGCTCCGGCTGGCCGGCTCCGTGCTTGTCGAAGCCCACGACGAATGGCAAGTCGCCGACAAGCGCTACCTCTCCGAAACCAGCCTCGCCCTCCTCAACGCCAGCGACAAGAACGCCGAAACGATTGCCCCCACAGCAGCTCTCACGGCATAG
- a CDS encoding oxygenase MpaB family protein, translating into MTQDTSAGTPLTSIDGATATDGLAAGCPVAPLGYEAPPVPLGPDSLTWRYFGDWRGMLQGPWAGSMQNMHPQLGAAVIDHSTFFRERWPRLLRSLYPIGGVVFDGDRAPVTGAEVRDYHTEIKGVDEQGRRYHALNPDVFYWAHATFFVGTIHVAERFCGGLTEAQKRQLFDEHVQWYRMYGMSMRPVPASWEEFQAYWDHMCRNVLENNYAARAVLDLTDLAKPPFAQWVPDWLWAAQRKLMAPFFVWVTVGLYDPPVRELMGYTWSARDEWLHRRFGDAVRLAFALVPRRFRKHPRARAGWDRANGRIPADTPLAQTPARNLPPVDERDNPKHYCPNVS; encoded by the coding sequence GTGACTCAAGATACGTCCGCAGGCACTCCGCTGACGAGCATCGACGGCGCGACCGCCACCGACGGCTTGGCCGCCGGATGCCCGGTGGCGCCGCTGGGTTACGAGGCTCCGCCCGTCCCGCTCGGTCCCGATTCGCTGACGTGGCGGTACTTCGGGGACTGGCGCGGCATGCTGCAGGGCCCATGGGCGGGGTCGATGCAGAACATGCACCCGCAGCTGGGTGCGGCCGTCATCGACCACTCGACGTTCTTCCGGGAACGCTGGCCGCGCCTGTTGCGCTCGCTGTACCCGATCGGCGGCGTGGTATTCGACGGCGACCGCGCACCGGTCACCGGCGCGGAGGTGCGCGACTACCACACCGAGATCAAGGGCGTCGACGAACAGGGTCGCCGCTACCACGCGCTGAACCCCGACGTCTTCTACTGGGCGCACGCCACCTTCTTCGTCGGAACGATCCACGTGGCCGAGCGGTTCTGCGGCGGGCTGACCGAGGCGCAGAAACGACAGCTCTTCGACGAGCACGTCCAGTGGTATCGGATGTACGGCATGAGCATGCGACCCGTGCCGGCGTCGTGGGAGGAATTCCAGGCTTACTGGGATCACATGTGCCGCAACGTATTGGAGAACAACTACGCGGCGCGTGCGGTGCTCGACCTGACCGATCTGGCCAAACCACCTTTCGCGCAATGGGTTCCGGACTGGCTGTGGGCCGCCCAGCGCAAACTGATGGCGCCGTTCTTCGTCTGGGTGACCGTCGGCCTCTACGACCCGCCGGTGCGCGAGCTGATGGGCTACACCTGGTCGGCGCGCGACGAATGGCTGCACCGGCGGTTCGGCGACGCCGTCCGTCTGGCGTTCGCGCTGGTGCCCCGGCGGTTCCGCAAGCATCCGCGGGCCCGCGCCGGATGGGATCGCGCCAACGGGCGAATCCCGGCCGACACGCCGCTCGCGCAGACCCCGGCGCGCAACCTGCCGCCGGTGGACGAGCGCGACAACCCCAAGCACTACTGCCCGAACGTGTCGTAA
- a CDS encoding tyrosine-type recombinase/integrase, producing MILSFFSSQGWQSWGVEHRPVIPEGMPVLIDDDLLFEDGPAVPRPTTVINRWLRLLPASGAPAPSSWENYARAVKEWTEFLAEHGVGLFDSRDRLKAGLSRYAEHRAAGAIRARFAATTWAQHMSILSLFYRWAMDEGYAEAEPFTYRSARAVFAGTGRDVRVNLAVRRTPKPHVTIKYLEPDFTDLFRKGLRGLAPDGTRDTGFAGREMTRNAAIGDLALATGLRLGEFTHLLPWEIPALPPAPTVIPIPFPVPAGITKGRKFRTTWISYDALAGLHDYLQLDRAAVTDGSAWRPPRRRGEPLQVTEPDARGGRINGVRRSWESLTPAERRRLVAPEGGSCLLAVKGDGGPFTAWATVFERTSDRIRARFEPRFPHVHPHRLRHSFSMQTLEYLVTGYYRQAAKLVCDTDADAALVFYLTKADPLLVLRDLLGHSTVLTTEKYLKRLDTTRIYRQAYETAGAAAGLTEDTAAQREADAEFDDDTEEEL from the coding sequence GTGATCTTGAGCTTTTTCTCGTCGCAGGGCTGGCAGTCCTGGGGTGTCGAGCACCGGCCGGTGATCCCAGAGGGGATGCCGGTGCTGATCGATGACGACTTGCTGTTCGAGGACGGCCCGGCCGTGCCGCGGCCGACGACGGTGATCAATCGGTGGTTGCGGCTGCTTCCGGCCAGCGGGGCTCCGGCGCCGAGTTCGTGGGAGAACTACGCGCGGGCGGTCAAGGAATGGACGGAATTCCTCGCCGAACACGGTGTGGGCCTGTTCGATTCGCGAGACCGGCTCAAGGCAGGGCTGAGCCGATACGCCGAGCACCGCGCCGCCGGAGCAATCCGGGCGAGATTCGCGGCGACCACGTGGGCGCAGCACATGAGCATCCTGTCGCTGTTCTACCGGTGGGCGATGGACGAGGGATACGCCGAGGCGGAGCCGTTCACCTACCGATCCGCGCGAGCGGTCTTCGCCGGCACCGGCCGCGATGTCCGGGTGAACTTGGCGGTGCGCCGCACCCCGAAACCGCATGTGACCATCAAGTATTTGGAGCCGGACTTCACCGACCTGTTCCGGAAGGGGTTGCGCGGTTTGGCGCCGGATGGCACCCGCGACACCGGGTTCGCGGGCCGGGAGATGACCCGCAACGCCGCGATCGGGGACCTCGCGCTGGCGACCGGGTTGCGGCTGGGCGAGTTCACACATCTGCTGCCGTGGGAAATCCCGGCTCTGCCGCCGGCGCCGACGGTGATCCCGATCCCGTTTCCGGTGCCTGCGGGAATCACCAAGGGCCGCAAGTTCAGAACCACCTGGATCTCCTACGACGCCTTGGCCGGGCTGCACGACTACCTGCAGCTCGACCGCGCTGCCGTCACCGACGGATCGGCCTGGCGGCCACCACGACGCCGGGGCGAACCGCTGCAGGTCACCGAACCGGACGCCCGTGGCGGCCGGATCAACGGCGTCCGCCGGTCCTGGGAGTCGCTCACCCCGGCCGAGCGACGGCGGCTGGTGGCACCCGAGGGCGGGTCGTGCCTGCTAGCGGTGAAGGGTGATGGTGGCCCGTTCACGGCGTGGGCGACGGTGTTCGAACGCACCTCCGACCGGATCCGCGCACGGTTCGAACCACGGTTCCCGCACGTCCACCCGCACCGACTCCGCCACTCGTTCTCGATGCAGACGCTGGAATATCTGGTGACCGGCTATTACCGACAGGCAGCGAAGCTGGTATGCGACACCGACGCCGACGCAGCGCTGGTGTTCTACCTGACCAAGGCCGACCCGCTGCTGGTGCTGCGCGATTTGCTCGGGCATTCCACGGTTCTGACGACCGAGAAATACCTGAAACGTCTTGATACGACGCGGATTTACCGGCAAGCCTACGAAACCGCCGGAGCCGCAGCGGGACTCACCGAGGATACCGCCGCACAGCGGGAAGCCGACGCCGAGTTCGACGACGACACCGAAGAGGAGCTGTGA